One genomic segment of Devosia sp. includes these proteins:
- a CDS encoding response regulator: protein MTLRVLTVDDSRTILAMLHHTLSNAGFEVLQAEDGKQGLDVLKAQEVDVVITDINMPVMDGIEFIKHVRASGQHNSLPILILTTETSQDKRDQGKAAGGTGWIVKPFDPEKLISVIHRVVH, encoded by the coding sequence ATGACGCTGCGCGTTCTCACGGTGGATGACTCGCGAACCATTCTGGCCATGCTGCACCACACGCTTTCCAATGCCGGGTTCGAGGTGCTGCAGGCCGAAGACGGCAAGCAGGGCCTGGATGTCCTCAAGGCCCAGGAGGTTGATGTGGTGATCACCGACATCAACATGCCGGTGATGGATGGCATCGAGTTCATCAAGCATGTGCGGGCCAGCGGGCAGCACAATTCGCTCCCCATTCTGATCCTCACCACCGAGACCAGCCAGGACAAGCGCGATCAGGGCAAGGCCGCGGGCGGTACGGGCTGGATCGTAAAGCCCTTCGATCCGGAAAAACTCATCTCGGTCATCCACCGGGTCGTACACTAG
- a CDS encoding STAS domain-containing protein, which yields MAKQTNETVALPAVIDLDAIDGIRDRLIDALESGPVSVDASGVERVSTNALMLLISAAETARRHHFDFAIEAPSAAMGAAIERLGLTAQFSGMMKQ from the coding sequence ATGGCCAAGCAGACCAACGAGACAGTGGCCCTGCCAGCTGTCATCGATCTCGATGCAATCGACGGCATCCGGGACAGGTTGATCGACGCGCTGGAAAGCGGGCCGGTGAGCGTGGACGCGTCTGGGGTGGAACGTGTGTCCACCAATGCCCTGATGCTGCTGATCAGCGCGGCCGAAACGGCCCGGAGACACCATTTCGATTTTGCCATTGAAGCACCGAGCGCGGCCATGGGTGCCGCAATCGAGCGGCTGGGCCTGACGGCCCAGTTTTCGGGGATGATGAAACAATGA
- a CDS encoding NAD(P)H-dependent oxidoreductase: protein MPAKIALTGIARDLAARAEAGKTIRVGVIGSGEMGTDLVTQMSLMQGIEMAAIATRRPHTALDAMTIAYGENSMGKVVDSPSAATAAIEQGKIAITSAETLVTTPGIDVVIDATGKPGVAADYDLMAMEHGKHLVMMNVEADVTIGPYLKAQADRLGVVYSVGAGDEPSSCMELIEFVTALGLDVVAAGKGKNNPLKHDAVPDDYRAEAERRNMNPRMLVEFVDGSKTAVEMTAIANATGLVPDIPGMHGPATNRDDMAKVLIPKADGGILNGSGVVDFTIGKGVAPGVFVIVKATHPRIIERMDDLHIGHGPYYAFFRPYHLTSLEVPLTCARIMMQGRPDMVPLPRPVAEVCAVAKRDLKPGESLDAIGETCYRSFAMTVGDARAAGALPVGLLEGGTVIASVKKGELLTTANARPDVSTRLYALRQEQDRMLGLL, encoded by the coding sequence ATGCCCGCCAAGATCGCCCTTACCGGCATTGCCCGAGACCTTGCTGCCCGTGCTGAAGCGGGCAAGACCATCCGGGTCGGCGTCATCGGATCGGGTGAAATGGGAACTGACCTCGTCACCCAGATGAGCCTGATGCAGGGCATCGAAATGGCCGCGATCGCCACCCGGCGCCCGCATACCGCGCTCGATGCCATGACCATTGCCTATGGTGAAAATTCCATGGGCAAGGTGGTCGACAGCCCCAGCGCGGCAACTGCGGCCATCGAGCAGGGCAAGATCGCCATTACCTCGGCGGAAACGCTCGTCACCACGCCCGGAATTGACGTTGTCATCGACGCCACCGGCAAGCCGGGCGTTGCGGCCGACTATGACCTCATGGCCATGGAGCACGGCAAGCATCTGGTGATGATGAATGTCGAGGCCGACGTGACCATCGGGCCTTATTTGAAGGCTCAGGCCGACCGGCTGGGCGTGGTTTACTCGGTCGGGGCGGGGGACGAGCCCAGCTCCTGCATGGAACTGATCGAATTCGTCACTGCGCTCGGGCTCGATGTCGTCGCTGCCGGCAAGGGCAAGAACAATCCGCTGAAGCACGATGCCGTGCCCGATGACTATCGGGCCGAGGCCGAACGGCGCAACATGAACCCGCGCATGCTGGTGGAGTTCGTCGACGGCTCGAAAACGGCCGTGGAAATGACCGCCATTGCCAACGCGACCGGCCTTGTGCCCGACATTCCGGGCATGCACGGTCCGGCCACCAATCGCGACGACATGGCCAAGGTCCTCATCCCCAAGGCTGATGGCGGCATTCTCAACGGCTCAGGCGTCGTTGACTTCACCATCGGCAAGGGCGTCGCACCCGGCGTCTTCGTCATCGTCAAGGCCACCCATCCCCGCATCATCGAGCGCATGGATGATCTTCATATCGGCCATGGTCCCTATTATGCATTCTTCCGGCCCTATCATCTGACGAGCCTGGAAGTCCCGCTCACCTGTGCGCGCATCATGATGCAAGGGCGGCCCGACATGGTTCCCTTGCCCCGTCCCGTCGCCGAGGTTTGCGCGGTCGCAAAGCGCGATCTGAAACCCGGAGAGAGCCTCGATGCCATCGGGGAGACCTGCTATCGCTCCTTCGCCATGACCGTGGGGGACGCCCGCGCCGCCGGCGCGCTGCCGGTTGGCCTTCTCGAAGGCGGCACGGTCATCGCGTCGGTCAAGAAGGGCGAGTTGCTCACGACTGCCAATGCCCGTCCGGATGTTTCGACCCGGCTATATGCCCTGCGGCAGGAACAGGACAGGATGCTGGGCCTGCTCTAA
- a CDS encoding HPP family protein, translating into MHPLIARFIARHEPRRDWRLHAKSASATAASVTLIGYLSVTTGLPLLLAPLGPTTLLIFGQPDSAGAQPINIFAGYLIGTVMAVLAMSVVPEPFWLATLCVGLAMLAMLVLRVTHPPAAAVPLLTYSGPVDPLTLFVVLLAACILLVALGVLVHRLPPRRRYPLPLAEEIEKE; encoded by the coding sequence ATGCACCCGCTGATCGCCCGCTTCATCGCCAGGCACGAGCCGCGTCGGGATTGGCGCCTGCACGCCAAATCGGCAAGTGCCACGGCCGCGAGCGTGACGTTGATCGGCTATCTTTCGGTCACGACCGGCCTGCCTCTGCTGCTGGCGCCGCTGGGGCCGACGACGCTGCTGATCTTCGGACAGCCGGATTCGGCCGGGGCACAGCCAATCAACATTTTTGCCGGCTACCTCATCGGTACGGTGATGGCGGTGCTCGCCATGAGCGTCGTGCCGGAGCCCTTCTGGCTGGCAACGCTGTGCGTGGGCCTGGCTATGCTCGCCATGTTGGTGCTGCGGGTAACCCACCCGCCGGCGGCTGCCGTTCCGCTCCTGACCTATTCGGGTCCGGTGGATCCGCTGACGCTGTTCGTGGTGCTGCTGGCGGCCTGTATTCTCTTGGTCGCGTTGGGCGTACTCGTCCACCGGCTGCCGCCACGGCGGCGCTATCCCCTGCCCTTGGCAGAGGAAATCGAGAAGGAATAG
- a CDS encoding siderophore-interacting protein produces MNDVIDPRAPQRVRHETRMRLLTATAVTDITPLMRRIRFSGDLEGFASPGHADHIKAFFFPAGVEPLLPPIGPNGAEFPPGTRPEMRDYTPRYWSQEEGWIDLDFVLHGDGPASGWASQAVPGSTLVIGGPRGSLVTPMTFDWYLLAGDETALPAIGRRIEELPAGARVLAVIEVDSASEEQRFQTQADLTMTYVHRNGAPAGTTGLVLDAVKATAFPQGTAYGYIAGEVTMAKSVREHLTAERGFLPEYVKAAGYWRLGVADAHEDH; encoded by the coding sequence ATGAACGACGTGATCGATCCGCGCGCGCCGCAGCGTGTTCGCCATGAAACCCGCATGCGTCTGCTGACCGCTACCGCTGTCACCGACATCACCCCGCTGATGCGCCGGATACGGTTCTCCGGCGACCTCGAGGGCTTCGCTTCTCCCGGACATGCCGATCACATCAAGGCGTTTTTCTTTCCGGCGGGTGTCGAGCCGCTGCTGCCCCCTATCGGCCCCAACGGCGCCGAGTTCCCGCCTGGCACGCGGCCGGAAATGCGCGATTACACGCCGCGATACTGGAGCCAGGAAGAGGGGTGGATCGATCTGGATTTCGTCCTGCACGGCGACGGCCCCGCCTCCGGCTGGGCCAGCCAGGCGGTGCCCGGCTCTACATTGGTCATCGGCGGCCCGCGCGGCTCGCTGGTCACGCCCATGACATTCGATTGGTACCTGCTGGCCGGGGACGAGACCGCCCTGCCCGCCATCGGCCGCCGCATTGAGGAGCTTCCGGCCGGCGCCAGGGTATTGGCCGTCATCGAGGTCGACAGCGCCTCCGAGGAGCAACGCTTCCAAACCCAGGCCGACCTGACAATGACCTATGTGCACCGCAACGGCGCCCCCGCCGGAACGACCGGCCTCGTGCTCGATGCGGTGAAGGCCACGGCTTTCCCGCAGGGCACCGCCTATGGCTATATTGCCGGCGAAGTCACCATGGCCAAGTCCGTACGGGAACACCTGACTGCCGAACGCGGCTTTCTGCCCGAATATGTCAAAGCCGCCGGCTATTGGCGTCTGGGTGTCGCCGACGCGCATGAGGATCACTAA
- a CDS encoding PfkB family carbohydrate kinase: MAQGVLVVGDVMTDIIVRPEGPVVPGSDRRAEIRNRPGGSGANQAVWLAWAGVAVTFAARVAAADKGFYENYFRGLGVIPVLAADRDLPSGVLVTILDPSNERSFLTDRGANLNLCADDLPDDLLDGIGLVVISGYSLFAPTPRHAVRALLEKARLRQVAIAIDPASVGFLAEIGPGNFRAWVGEADWLFANESEAEMLSGEADHEQQMRRLGEQFTYVVIKRGRFGASLGGKGGIALNRPAPTVDVADTTGAGDAFAAGFVAALMRGEPQDVCLESGIVSGAKAVQVLGGQPG, from the coding sequence ATGGCGCAGGGCGTACTCGTCGTCGGCGACGTGATGACCGACATTATCGTGCGGCCGGAAGGGCCGGTCGTGCCCGGCTCCGATCGTCGGGCGGAGATCCGCAACCGCCCCGGCGGCTCGGGGGCCAATCAGGCCGTCTGGCTGGCCTGGGCGGGGGTGGCGGTCACCTTTGCCGCCCGCGTGGCCGCCGCAGACAAGGGGTTTTACGAGAACTATTTTCGCGGACTGGGCGTGATACCGGTGCTTGCTGCAGATCGGGACCTGCCCTCGGGCGTCCTGGTGACCATTCTTGACCCCTCCAACGAGCGCAGCTTTCTGACCGATCGTGGCGCCAATCTGAACCTTTGCGCCGACGACCTGCCGGATGATCTCCTCGACGGCATCGGTCTGGTGGTGATTTCGGGCTACAGCCTCTTTGCGCCGACGCCCCGCCACGCTGTCCGGGCCCTGCTCGAAAAAGCGCGTCTGCGCCAGGTTGCGATTGCCATCGATCCGGCGTCCGTCGGCTTTCTGGCCGAGATCGGACCCGGGAACTTCCGCGCCTGGGTCGGGGAGGCGGACTGGCTGTTCGCCAACGAAAGCGAAGCAGAAATGCTCAGCGGCGAGGCCGACCACGAACAACAGATGCGCCGGTTGGGCGAGCAATTCACCTATGTGGTGATCAAGCGGGGCCGGTTTGGCGCGAGCCTGGGCGGCAAGGGCGGCATTGCGCTCAACCGGCCGGCACCGACCGTAGATGTGGCCGATACGACCGGAGCGGGCGACGCCTTTGCTGCGGGTTTTGTTGCGGCCCTGATGCGCGGAGAACCCCAAGATGTCTGCCTTGAAAGCGGCATTGTCAGTGGCGCAAAGGCCGTTCAGGTGCTTGGCGGACAGCCGGGCTAG
- a CDS encoding pseudouridine-5'-phosphate glycosidase, whose protein sequence is MSRNDVLSLSPEVAEALAAGRAVVALESTIITHGMPYPQNLSMAREVEDVVRQTGAVPATTAIMDGVLRVGLTDADLEKLAEVGLAAAKASRRDVAALLAGRAVAGTTVATTMQIAAMAGIKVFATGGIGGVHRGAEASFDISADLEELGRTPVAVVCAGAKSILDIAKTLEVLETNGVPVLGFGTDDFPAFWARESGFGVDHRFDTAAAVAGMLNIQFGLDMGGVLIANPIPESHAWEPSAIERYINQALADAEAQGISGKATTPYLLKRIFELTEGRSLVSNIALVKNNAQVAGDIAVALAARA, encoded by the coding sequence ATGTCTCGAAATGACGTTCTATCTCTTTCGCCTGAAGTCGCCGAGGCGCTGGCAGCCGGCCGAGCTGTCGTCGCGTTGGAATCGACGATCATCACGCATGGCATGCCCTATCCGCAGAACCTGAGCATGGCGCGCGAGGTCGAGGACGTGGTGCGCCAGACCGGCGCAGTGCCCGCGACCACTGCCATCATGGACGGAGTCCTGCGCGTGGGGCTGACCGATGCGGACCTGGAGAAACTCGCCGAGGTCGGTCTGGCTGCCGCCAAAGCGAGCCGGCGCGATGTGGCGGCCCTTCTGGCAGGAAGGGCGGTGGCCGGCACGACGGTTGCGACGACCATGCAGATTGCTGCCATGGCGGGCATCAAGGTTTTTGCTACCGGTGGTATTGGCGGGGTGCATCGGGGTGCTGAAGCGAGCTTTGACATCTCCGCCGATCTCGAGGAGCTGGGGCGCACGCCGGTCGCAGTGGTTTGCGCTGGGGCAAAGTCGATTCTCGACATCGCCAAGACCCTGGAAGTGCTCGAAACCAACGGCGTGCCGGTGCTGGGGTTTGGCACTGATGACTTCCCGGCCTTCTGGGCGCGTGAAAGTGGCTTTGGCGTCGATCACCGGTTCGATACGGCCGCAGCTGTCGCGGGGATGCTCAATATCCAGTTCGGGCTCGACATGGGCGGGGTCTTGATTGCCAATCCGATCCCAGAAAGCCACGCCTGGGAGCCCAGCGCTATCGAGCGCTATATCAACCAAGCGCTCGCCGATGCCGAGGCCCAGGGCATTTCGGGCAAGGCCACCACGCCCTACCTGCTCAAGCGCATTTTCGAGCTGACCGAGGGCAGGTCGTTGGTGTCCAATATCGCGCTGGTCAAGAACAATGCGCAGGTGGCCGGCGACATTGCCGTGGCCCTGGCGGCGCGCGCCTAA
- a CDS encoding polyamine ABC transporter substrate-binding protein, with product MNKSLAIALGALLVASPAFAQEEAVLNVYNWSDYIAEDTIANFEAETGIKVNYDVYDNNEIVDAKLLAGNSGYDIVVPSGNFLERQIKAGLILPLDKSKLTNLGNLDPAVMATATAQDPDNAHAVPYMINTIGLGYNVAKVTEALGPDADLESWDLLFKPEVVEKLAGCGVAVLDSPSEVMGIALHYLGLDPNSESEEDLAKAEELMTSIKPSLRYFHSSQYIDDLGNGEICLALGYSGDIFIASDNAAEGVEVQYLIPKEGAATLFDFLAIPADAPHPENAHAFINYILEPEVVAAITNYVYYANPNLPALEFVDEEVKSNPGIYPPAETIAKAFVMQAHSPDYEEVLTRTWTRIKTGQ from the coding sequence ATGAACAAGTCGCTCGCCATTGCCCTGGGCGCCCTCCTGGTCGCAAGCCCAGCTTTCGCGCAGGAAGAAGCGGTCCTCAACGTCTATAACTGGTCCGACTACATTGCCGAGGACACCATCGCCAATTTCGAGGCGGAGACCGGCATCAAGGTCAATTACGACGTTTACGACAATAACGAGATCGTCGACGCCAAGCTCCTGGCCGGCAATTCCGGCTACGACATTGTCGTACCCTCCGGCAACTTCCTCGAACGCCAGATCAAGGCCGGTCTCATCCTGCCGCTCGACAAGTCCAAGCTGACCAATCTGGGCAATCTGGATCCTGCCGTCATGGCCACCGCCACCGCCCAGGATCCCGACAATGCCCATGCCGTGCCCTATATGATCAACACGATCGGCCTGGGCTACAATGTCGCCAAGGTCACCGAAGCATTGGGGCCGGATGCGGACCTCGAAAGCTGGGATCTGCTGTTCAAGCCCGAAGTGGTCGAAAAACTGGCCGGTTGCGGTGTTGCCGTGCTCGACAGCCCCTCTGAGGTCATGGGCATTGCCCTGCACTATCTCGGACTCGATCCCAATTCGGAAAGCGAGGAAGACCTGGCCAAGGCCGAGGAACTGATGACCTCCATCAAGCCCTCGCTGCGCTATTTCCACTCCTCGCAATATATCGATGACCTGGGCAATGGCGAAATCTGCCTGGCACTGGGCTATTCGGGTGATATCTTCATCGCCTCCGACAATGCCGCCGAAGGCGTTGAAGTGCAGTATCTGATCCCCAAGGAAGGGGCAGCGACGCTCTTCGACTTCCTGGCCATTCCCGCCGATGCCCCGCATCCGGAAAATGCCCATGCCTTCATCAATTACATCCTCGAGCCCGAGGTTGTGGCCGCGATCACCAACTACGTCTATTACGCCAACCCCAACCTGCCGGCTCTGGAGTTCGTGGACGAGGAAGTGAAGTCCAATCCGGGCATCTATCCGCCCGCCGAGACCATCGCCAAGGCCTTCGTGATGCAGGCGCATTCGCCGGACTATGAAGAAGTCTTGACCCGCACCTGGACCCGCATCAAAACCGGTCAGTAA
- the potA gene encoding polyamine ABC transporter ATP-binding protein, with protein MAKKPQLAIDTRPWRDTANHKPFVRIRNVSKKFGDVSAVHEVSLDIYRSELFCLLGGSGSGKSTLLRMLAGFEQPTSGTIEIDGQDMTDVPPYSRPVNMMFQSYALFPHMSVEQNIAYGLKRDHLPRAEIAARVAELLSLVKLQDYGKRKPHQLSGGQRQRVALARALAKRPKLLLLDEPLGALDKKLREETQFELVKIQEQLGVTFIVVTHDQEEAMTLATRIGVMNQGEIAMIGEPTDIYEFPNSRFVAGFIGSVNMVEGVVTEDEPDHVRIRSAELGCDIYVAHGVDCAPEQTLWWAIRPEKMALSREKPAGRNGANVTTGTVEEIAYLGDISVYQIALESGKRIRVSQTNSVRGKPDAITWEEQVHISWDDTAGSVLTV; from the coding sequence ATGGCCAAAAAGCCCCAACTCGCCATCGACACCCGCCCCTGGCGCGACACGGCCAATCACAAGCCCTTTGTGCGCATCCGCAACGTCTCCAAGAAATTCGGCGATGTCTCGGCAGTGCACGAGGTATCGCTCGACATCTACCGCTCTGAACTGTTCTGCCTTTTGGGCGGCTCCGGATCGGGGAAATCCACACTTCTGCGGATGCTGGCCGGCTTTGAGCAGCCGACCTCGGGCACCATCGAAATCGATGGGCAGGACATGACCGACGTGCCGCCCTACAGCCGGCCGGTCAACATGATGTTCCAGTCCTATGCGCTGTTCCCGCATATGAGTGTGGAACAGAACATTGCCTATGGCCTCAAGCGCGACCACCTGCCGCGCGCCGAGATCGCCGCCCGCGTTGCCGAGCTCCTCTCCCTGGTCAAGCTCCAGGATTATGGCAAGCGCAAGCCCCACCAGTTGTCCGGCGGCCAGCGCCAGCGCGTGGCGCTCGCTCGTGCCCTGGCCAAACGCCCCAAGCTTCTGCTCCTCGATGAACCTCTGGGCGCGCTCGACAAGAAGCTGCGCGAGGAAACCCAGTTCGAACTGGTCAAGATCCAGGAGCAACTGGGTGTTACCTTCATCGTCGTGACCCACGACCAGGAGGAGGCGATGACCCTGGCGACCCGCATCGGTGTCATGAACCAGGGCGAGATCGCCATGATCGGCGAGCCCACCGATATCTATGAATTCCCCAATTCCCGCTTCGTCGCCGGCTTTATCGGCTCGGTCAACATGGTGGAGGGTGTCGTCACCGAAGACGAGCCCGACCATGTCCGGATTCGCTCGGCCGAACTGGGCTGCGACATCTATGTCGCCCACGGCGTCGACTGCGCCCCCGAACAGACCCTCTGGTGGGCCATCCGCCCCGAAAAGATGGCACTCAGCCGCGAAAAGCCGGCAGGCCGGAACGGCGCCAATGTCACCACCGGCACGGTGGAGGAAATCGCCTATCTGGGCGATATTTCCGTCTATCAGATCGCCCTTGAAAGCGGAAAGCGCATCCGCGTCAGCCAGACCAATTCGGTGCGCGGCAAGCCCGATGCGATCACCTGGGAGGAACAGGTCCATATCAGCTGGGATGACACCGCCGGCTCGGTGCTGACGGTATGA
- a CDS encoding ABC transporter permease subunit — protein sequence MTARDPTIPPPRRLKPWTTVERGLARVGITGRMLVLAAPVLWLLVFFLIPLAVVFGISLATKQFGRPPYSPLVTTEDGMVQLTLHLSNYLRLFTDNLYVAAYLSSIRIAAIATLITLLVGYPMAYAIARAPDRWRNILLMLVILPFFTSFLLRVYALTGFMRGNGVINQFLGLFGIEPLVMMQTDFAVYVGIVYTYLPFMILPLYTTLVKLDVSLFEASADLGARPIHTFLFVTLPLSLPGIIAGSMLVFIPAIGEFVIPSLLGGPETLMIGRVLWDEFFTNTNWPRAAAVACAMLVVVVVPIMLLQRAQGAVVEK from the coding sequence ATGACCGCCCGCGACCCCACCATTCCTCCGCCCCGGCGCCTCAAACCCTGGACCACGGTCGAGCGCGGCCTGGCCCGCGTCGGCATTACCGGCCGTATGCTGGTTCTGGCCGCGCCGGTGCTCTGGCTTCTGGTGTTCTTCCTCATCCCGCTTGCGGTCGTCTTCGGCATTTCGCTGGCCACCAAACAGTTCGGCCGCCCACCCTATTCGCCCTTGGTCACGACTGAGGACGGCATGGTGCAGCTCACCCTGCACCTGTCCAACTACCTGCGCCTGTTCACCGACAACCTCTATGTCGCGGCTTATCTCTCGTCCATCCGCATCGCCGCCATTGCGACGCTCATCACCCTTCTCGTGGGCTATCCAATGGCCTATGCCATTGCCCGCGCACCCGATCGCTGGCGCAATATCCTGCTGATGCTGGTGATCCTGCCCTTCTTCACCTCGTTCCTGCTGCGGGTCTATGCGCTCACCGGGTTCATGCGCGGCAACGGTGTCATCAACCAGTTTCTCGGTCTGTTCGGCATCGAACCGCTGGTGATGATGCAGACCGATTTCGCCGTCTATGTCGGCATCGTCTATACCTATCTGCCCTTCATGATCCTGCCGCTCTATACCACCCTGGTCAAACTAGACGTTTCCCTGTTCGAGGCCTCGGCAGACCTGGGTGCCCGGCCGATCCATACTTTCCTGTTCGTCACCCTGCCGCTTTCCCTGCCGGGCATCATTGCCGGGTCAATGCTGGTCTTCATCCCCGCCATCGGCGAGTTCGTCATTCCGTCCCTTCTGGGCGGCCCCGAAACGCTGATGATTGGCCGGGTGCTGTGGGACGAGTTCTTCACCAATACCAACTGGCCACGTGCCGCCGCCGTCGCCTGCGCCATGCTGGTCGTGGTGGTGGTCCCGATCATGCTCTTGCAACGCGCCCAGGGCGCGGTGGTGGAGAAGTAA
- a CDS encoding ABC transporter permease subunit, whose amino-acid sequence MRKGWFLPIAAALGFSFLYAPIVSLVIFSFNESRLVTVWQGFSFKWYGELFRDPQMLSAALLSLQIAALAATIALVLGTLAAVALVRFRRFRGRTLFSGMVSAPLVMPDVITGLSLLLLFVAMESMLGWPQGRGILTIVIAHATFCTAYVAVVVQSRLSDFDRSLEEAAMDLGASPVRTFFDITLPIIAPALISGWLLGFTLSLDDLVIASFVSGPGSSTLPMVIFSKVRLGVSPDVNALATIIIGIVALGVLAATIIQLRSKPRKAPA is encoded by the coding sequence ATGCGCAAAGGCTGGTTCCTGCCCATCGCCGCCGCCCTCGGCTTCTCCTTCCTCTACGCCCCCATCGTTAGCCTCGTGATCTTTTCCTTCAACGAGAGCCGGCTGGTGACGGTCTGGCAGGGCTTCTCGTTCAAGTGGTATGGCGAGTTGTTCCGCGATCCACAGATGCTCTCGGCCGCCCTGCTGAGCCTGCAGATCGCCGCCCTTGCCGCCACCATCGCCCTGGTCCTGGGGACCCTGGCAGCCGTGGCTTTGGTTCGCTTCCGCCGTTTTCGGGGTCGCACGCTGTTTTCCGGCATGGTCTCGGCTCCCCTGGTCATGCCCGATGTCATCACCGGCCTGTCGCTGTTGCTGCTGTTCGTGGCCATGGAATCCATGCTTGGCTGGCCGCAGGGCCGCGGCATCCTCACCATTGTCATCGCCCATGCCACCTTCTGCACCGCCTATGTCGCCGTGGTTGTGCAGTCGCGCCTGTCCGATTTCGATCGCAGCCTTGAAGAGGCGGCCATGGACCTCGGCGCCAGCCCCGTCCGCACATTTTTCGACATCACGCTGCCCATCATCGCCCCGGCACTGATTTCGGGATGGCTGCTTGGCTTCACCTTGTCGCTCGACGACCTGGTTATTGCCAGCTTCGTTTCGGGGCCGGGCTCGTCGACCCTGCCGATGGTGATCTTCTCCAAGGTCCGCCTCGGCGTCTCCCCGGACGTCAATGCGCTGGCCACGATCATTATCGGCATCGTGGCATTGGGCGTTCTCGCCGCGACCATCATCCAGCTGCGCTCAAAACCCCGGAAAGCCCCTGCCTAG
- the purU gene encoding formyltetrahydrofolate deformylase: MPANFVLTLSCADRPGIVAAITTELAALEANIAESNQFWDRETGRFFMRLAFAAPDGLGREAIEKALKAPIERFDMKTALSEDAHRKRIVILVSKFDHTLLHLLYQIRVGWLDADVAAIVSNHEDARKTAEDAGIPFHHLPVTRDTKPQQEAQIFDIVRQSGADLVVLARYMQVLSDNLSTRLFGQVINIHHSFLPSFKGAKPYHQAHERGVKIIGATAHYVTPDLDEGPIIEQETARVTHAMSPEDLVAAGRDIESRVLARAVKLHLESRVMLNGKKTVVFG, from the coding sequence GTGCCGGCCAACTTCGTCCTCACCCTGTCCTGTGCCGATCGCCCCGGGATCGTTGCCGCGATCACCACCGAGCTTGCCGCGCTTGAGGCCAATATTGCCGAGAGCAACCAGTTCTGGGATCGGGAGACGGGCCGCTTCTTCATGCGCCTGGCCTTTGCGGCGCCGGATGGATTGGGTCGCGAGGCCATCGAGAAGGCCCTCAAGGCACCAATCGAGCGCTTCGACATGAAGACCGCGCTATCGGAAGACGCGCACCGCAAGCGCATCGTTATCCTCGTTTCAAAGTTCGACCACACGCTCCTGCACCTGCTCTATCAGATCAGGGTTGGATGGCTTGATGCTGATGTGGCGGCCATCGTCTCGAACCATGAGGACGCCCGCAAGACTGCCGAGGATGCCGGCATCCCGTTCCACCATCTGCCGGTCACCCGCGACACCAAGCCCCAACAGGAAGCCCAGATATTCGATATCGTACGCCAGAGCGGCGCCGATCTCGTGGTCCTGGCGCGATACATGCAGGTTCTGTCCGACAATCTGTCGACCCGGCTGTTCGGGCAGGTGATCAATATCCATCACTCCTTCCTCCCCAGCTTCAAGGGCGCCAAGCCCTACCACCAGGCCCATGAGCGCGGCGTCAAGATCATCGGCGCAACGGCCCATTACGTGACCCCAGACCTGGATGAAGGCCCAATCATTGAGCAGGAAACGGCCCGCGTCACCCATGCCATGAGCCCGGAAGACCTGGTTGCGGCAGGGCGCGACATCGAAAGCCGGGTCCTGGCGCGCGCCGTCAAGCTGCACCTCGAAAGCCGCGTCATGCTCAATGGTAAGAAGACGGTGGTCTTCGGCTAA
- a CDS encoding Rrf2 family transcriptional regulator: MISQKAKYALRALVSLARAGRGESRMIGEISREQAIPKKFLEQILLELKRAGFVASRRGRMGGYILLKAPEEIMYGEVLRLIDGPIAPLPCLSKIAYRRCDDCQDEAACEIRHVFERVTLATRAVLDQTSLAASLKLDDLPV; encoded by the coding sequence ATGATCTCGCAGAAAGCCAAGTATGCCCTGCGGGCGCTCGTGTCCCTCGCTCGGGCGGGACGTGGCGAAAGCAGGATGATCGGCGAGATCTCCCGCGAGCAGGCCATCCCCAAAAAATTTCTCGAACAGATCCTGCTCGAGCTCAAGCGGGCCGGTTTCGTCGCCAGCCGCCGCGGCCGCATGGGGGGCTATATCCTGCTCAAGGCGCCCGAGGAAATCATGTATGGCGAAGTGCTGCGGTTGATCGACGGGCCGATCGCGCCGCTTCCCTGCCTGTCCAAGATTGCCTATCGCCGGTGCGACGACTGCCAGGACGAGGCCGCTTGCGAAATTCGCCATGTGTTCGAGCGGGTCACCCTGGCGACCCGCGCGGTTCTGGACCAGACCAGCCTGGCCGCTTCACTCAAACTCGATGACCTGCCGGTCTGA